From a single Wenzhouxiangella sp. XN24 genomic region:
- a CDS encoding efflux RND transporter periplasmic adaptor subunit, whose amino-acid sequence MDKAELLKELRIDREPPPGGGSRAGWWLLLALALLAAVLVAAYLWATRADEAVLVRVATVQSAGTTDAARSVLDATGYVTARRIATVSAQVTGKVETVLIEEGMQVAAGEVLATIDDTEWRAQVALAEAQLESARSQLAEIEAQLSNARRDLERQRDLAGRGLASQAAVDAASTEVDALAARLDSAATGVTVARRSLELSRVRLDNTVIRAPFAGIVTVKAAQPGEMISPVSAGGGFTRTGIGTIVDMDSLEIQVDVNESFIQRVHPGQRVEATLNAYPEWRVPSEVIAIIPTADRSRATVRVRIAILERDERIVPDMGVRVAFLGEGESAASDAATAGATLRVPSGAVVEEGGESFVFVLQPGDEGQSVARRAVRVGVARGELRPVLDGLRSGERVVLQPPADLADGDRVRLE is encoded by the coding sequence ATGGACAAAGCCGAGCTGCTCAAGGAACTGCGCATCGATCGCGAGCCACCCCCTGGCGGGGGCTCGCGGGCTGGATGGTGGCTGCTGCTCGCGCTTGCGCTGCTGGCTGCGGTCCTCGTGGCTGCGTATCTCTGGGCGACGAGGGCGGACGAAGCCGTGCTCGTGCGCGTCGCCACGGTGCAGTCGGCCGGCACGACCGACGCGGCCCGCTCGGTGCTGGATGCCACGGGCTACGTCACCGCCCGGCGCATCGCCACCGTGTCGGCGCAGGTGACCGGGAAGGTCGAGACCGTGCTGATCGAGGAGGGCATGCAGGTCGCCGCGGGCGAGGTGCTGGCCACGATCGATGACACCGAGTGGCGCGCCCAGGTGGCGCTCGCCGAGGCGCAGCTCGAGTCGGCGCGCTCCCAGCTCGCGGAGATCGAGGCCCAGCTGAGCAACGCGCGCCGCGATCTCGAAAGGCAGCGCGACCTCGCGGGGCGGGGCCTGGCTTCGCAGGCCGCCGTGGATGCGGCCAGCACCGAGGTCGATGCGCTCGCGGCGCGACTCGACAGCGCCGCGACAGGCGTCACGGTGGCGCGGCGCTCGCTGGAACTTTCGCGGGTCCGACTCGACAACACCGTGATCCGCGCCCCGTTTGCCGGGATCGTGACGGTCAAGGCGGCCCAGCCGGGCGAGATGATTTCGCCGGTCTCCGCCGGTGGCGGCTTTACCCGCACCGGCATCGGCACCATCGTGGACATGGACTCGCTGGAGATCCAGGTGGACGTCAACGAGTCGTTCATCCAGCGGGTGCATCCCGGGCAGCGTGTCGAGGCGACGCTGAACGCCTATCCGGAATGGCGCGTCCCGTCAGAGGTCATCGCCATCATCCCGACGGCGGACCGCAGCCGTGCCACGGTGCGAGTGCGCATAGCGATCCTGGAGCGCGACGAGAGAATCGTGCCCGACATGGGCGTGCGGGTGGCTTTCCTGGGAGAGGGAGAGAGTGCCGCGAGCGATGCGGCAACGGCGGGCGCGACGCTGCGGGTGCCGTCCGGTGCGGTGGTGGAAGAGGGCGGCGAGTCGTTCGTTTTCGTTCTCCAGCCCGGCGACGAGGGCCAAAGCGTCGCGCGTCGCGCCGTGCGTGTCGGGGTGGCACGCGGCGAACTCCGGCCGGTGCTCGACGGCCTGCGCAGCGGCGAGCGCGTGGTTCTGCAACCCCCCGCGGATCTCGCCGACGGGGACAGGGTACGACTGGAATAA
- a CDS encoding ABC transporter ATP-binding protein, translating into MSALIEIRGLTKVYTRGKQKVEALHAVDLDIERGDFVALMGPSGSGKTTLLNLIGGLDSPTSGTINVDGQSLERMSSGALARWRAAHVGFVFQFYNLLPVLSAQRNVELPLLLTRLSAAQRRKNAGVALQLVGLADRAQHKPRELSGGQEQRVAIARAIVSDPSLLVCDEPTGDLDRETADEILELLQMLNREHGKTIVMVTHDPKAAEHARRLVRLDKGSLVPDEAAA; encoded by the coding sequence ATGAGTGCATTGATCGAGATTCGCGGCCTGACCAAGGTCTACACTCGCGGCAAGCAGAAAGTCGAAGCGCTGCACGCGGTGGACCTCGACATCGAGCGCGGCGATTTCGTTGCCCTGATGGGCCCCTCGGGTTCCGGCAAGACGACGTTGCTGAACCTGATCGGCGGACTCGACTCGCCGACCTCGGGCACAATCAACGTCGATGGCCAGTCGCTCGAGCGCATGAGTAGCGGCGCGCTGGCGCGCTGGCGGGCCGCCCATGTCGGCTTCGTGTTCCAGTTCTATAACCTGCTGCCGGTGCTCAGTGCGCAGCGCAACGTCGAGTTGCCACTGTTGCTGACCCGGCTGTCCGCGGCACAGCGGCGCAAGAACGCGGGCGTGGCATTGCAGCTCGTCGGCCTTGCGGACCGAGCGCAGCACAAGCCGCGCGAGCTTTCCGGCGGCCAGGAACAACGTGTCGCCATCGCCCGCGCCATCGTCTCCGATCCGTCGCTGCTGGTGTGCGACGAGCCCACAGGGGATCTCGATCGGGAGACCGCGGACGAGATCCTCGAGCTGCTGCAGATGCTGAATCGCGAGCACGGCAAGACCATCGTCATGGTGACCCACGACCCGAAGGCGGCCGAGCATGCACGGCGCCTGGTGCGGCTCGACAAGGGCAGCCTGGTGCCGGACGAGGCGGCGGCCTGA
- a CDS encoding FtsX-like permease family protein, with product MKYFHLVWAGLFRKKVRTVLTLLSVVVAFLLFGLLQSVNEAFSAGAEQARADRLITNSRYSIIEMLPISYLPQIESVPGVKEVSFASWFGGSYQDRPVQFAVFPVEPERYLSTAPEIELPPAQLERWRETRDGAVVGRSLAERNGWEIGERVTLVADIWPQRGGNNDWNFEIVGIFSSPESEQNEGAFLFQWEYFDEARQFGRGTVGWFIIQVEDPDLAENVAQTVDALFANSTNETKTQTEKAFAQGFARQFGDVGLIVTSILGAVFFTILVLTGNTMAQAVRERIPELAILKTLGFSDRAVLGLVVAEALALILLGGLVGLALAAGALGALSAALAGFGVQGISTSVVLTGVVLMIALGLIVGLPPAVRAMRLKVVDALGGHQ from the coding sequence ATGAAATACTTCCACCTGGTCTGGGCCGGCCTGTTCCGCAAGAAAGTCCGCACCGTGCTCACCCTGTTGTCGGTGGTCGTGGCTTTTCTGCTGTTCGGCCTGCTGCAGTCCGTCAACGAGGCGTTCAGCGCGGGCGCCGAACAGGCGCGGGCCGACCGGCTGATCACGAACTCGCGCTATTCGATTATCGAGATGCTGCCGATCAGCTACCTGCCGCAGATCGAGTCGGTCCCCGGCGTCAAGGAAGTTTCGTTTGCCAGCTGGTTCGGCGGTTCCTACCAGGACCGGCCGGTGCAGTTCGCCGTGTTCCCGGTCGAACCGGAGCGTTACCTGAGCACCGCGCCGGAGATCGAGCTGCCGCCCGCGCAACTCGAACGCTGGCGCGAGACACGCGATGGTGCCGTCGTCGGGCGCTCGCTGGCCGAGCGCAATGGCTGGGAGATCGGGGAGCGCGTGACGCTGGTGGCGGACATCTGGCCGCAGCGTGGCGGCAACAACGACTGGAACTTCGAGATCGTGGGGATCTTCAGCAGCCCGGAATCGGAACAGAACGAGGGCGCCTTTTTGTTTCAGTGGGAGTATTTCGACGAGGCTCGCCAGTTTGGCCGCGGTACTGTGGGCTGGTTCATCATCCAGGTGGAAGACCCCGACCTGGCGGAAAACGTCGCGCAGACGGTAGACGCGTTGTTCGCCAATTCCACCAACGAGACCAAGACGCAGACCGAGAAGGCGTTCGCGCAAGGGTTCGCGCGCCAGTTCGGCGACGTCGGCCTGATCGTCACCTCGATCCTCGGCGCGGTGTTCTTCACTATCCTCGTGTTGACCGGGAACACGATGGCGCAGGCGGTGCGTGAGCGGATTCCCGAGCTGGCGATTCTCAAGACCCTCGGGTTTAGCGATCGGGCGGTGCTGGGCCTGGTGGTGGCGGAGGCGCTGGCGCTCATCCTGCTCGGCGGGCTCGTCGGCCTGGCGCTGGCTGCCGGCGCACTCGGTGCGCTCAGCGCAGCGCTGGCGGGATTCGGTGTGCAGGGCATCAGCACTTCAGTAGTGCTGACGGGCGTGGTCCTGATGATCGCGCTTGGCCTTATCGTCGGCCTGCCGCCGGCGGTGCGCGCCATGCGCCTGAAAGTCGTCGATGCGCTCGGCGGACACCAGTAG
- a CDS encoding ABC transporter permease, with product MNALKQVAAVSLMNLRSVPQRWSTSLVIVVGIAGVVGVLTAILAMGEGFRATLGAAGKEDQAIVLRSGATSELTSGLGRESVDLIARSAGVARGGDGQPIASAEILVIADLPKRGTGTLANAPIRGVQPGAFELRPEVEIVAGRNFEPGPRELIVGRGAASQFEGVEVGARLAFRDADWTVVGIFSAGGGAHESELWGDAETVMSAYRRGGFQSVTVQLEDAAAFEAFQAALADDPRLNVEAQTLRAYYAAQSRQMSMLINVLGYAIGYIMAIGALFGALNTMYAAVSTRAREIATLRALGFGGGAIVASVLLEALLLAVIGGVLGGSLAWLLFNGYTVSTLGANFSQVAFDFRVTGELLLQGIAWALVIGFLGGLLPAWRAARQPVTTALRAL from the coding sequence ATGAACGCACTAAAACAAGTCGCGGCCGTGTCACTCATGAACCTGCGCAGCGTGCCGCAACGCTGGAGCACTTCGCTGGTCATCGTCGTCGGCATTGCCGGGGTCGTCGGCGTGCTGACGGCGATTCTCGCGATGGGCGAGGGCTTCCGCGCCACGCTCGGCGCCGCGGGCAAGGAAGACCAGGCGATCGTGTTGCGCAGTGGCGCCACCTCGGAGTTGACCAGCGGGCTGGGGCGCGAATCGGTGGACCTGATTGCGCGCTCGGCCGGCGTGGCGCGGGGGGGCGACGGCCAGCCGATCGCCTCCGCGGAGATCCTGGTGATCGCGGATTTGCCCAAGCGGGGCACCGGGACGCTCGCCAACGCCCCCATTAGGGGTGTGCAACCCGGCGCCTTCGAGCTCCGACCGGAAGTCGAGATCGTCGCGGGACGGAACTTCGAGCCCGGCCCGCGGGAACTCATCGTCGGGCGCGGCGCCGCCAGCCAGTTCGAGGGGGTGGAGGTCGGTGCGCGGCTCGCGTTCCGGGATGCTGACTGGACGGTGGTCGGGATCTTCTCCGCGGGCGGCGGCGCCCACGAGTCCGAGTTGTGGGGCGACGCCGAGACCGTGATGTCGGCCTATCGGCGTGGCGGCTTCCAGTCGGTGACCGTGCAGCTCGAGGATGCGGCGGCGTTCGAGGCGTTCCAGGCCGCCCTCGCGGATGATCCGCGCCTGAACGTCGAGGCCCAGACGTTGCGCGCCTACTACGCCGCGCAGTCGCGGCAGATGAGCATGCTGATCAACGTGCTGGGTTACGCCATTGGCTACATCATGGCCATCGGTGCATTGTTCGGCGCGTTAAACACCATGTATGCGGCGGTCTCCACGCGCGCGCGGGAAATCGCGACGCTGCGGGCGCTCGGCTTCGGCGGCGGGGCGATCGTCGCCTCGGTATTGCTCGAGGCTTTGCTGCTGGCCGTGATCGGCGGAGTGCTCGGGGGCAGCCTCGCGTGGCTGTTGTTCAACGGCTACACCGTCTCGACACTGGGAGCCAACTTCAGCCAGGTCGCCTTCGATTTTCGCGTCACCGGAGAGTTGCTCCTGCAGGGCATCGCCTGGGCCCTGGTGATCGGGTTCCTCGGCGGACTGCTCCCCGCGTGGCGCGCGGCGCGCCAGCCGGTAACGACCGCGTTGCGTGCCCTGTAG
- a CDS encoding CHAD domain-containing protein, which produces MNYQLEINEPIDVGVRRIATELIDDAIARIEAPDRDPHEVVHEVRKDCKKLRGLLRLIRPQVPKLYKAENKYFRDAAAALSGIRDAEAASESYDALLNAFEGEVDRQGLAPVRRALTMHKQHLAEHQGDLDARLEAFGEQMRAARKRVADWRLPADDAKHGKGGFGLLQGGLTKTYARGRKAMDVACGDPEVETFHDWRKRAKYLRYHLRLLRPIWPQVFKCTRKEVKRLGDLLGDDHDFAILEKVLKDGLANDPDEGRLEVLDALMRQRSIQLRDEAEWLGRRIYAEKPKVFRKRIGGYWATAHTEQEATMA; this is translated from the coding sequence ATGAACTATCAACTGGAAATCAACGAGCCCATCGATGTCGGCGTGCGTCGCATCGCCACTGAGCTGATCGATGACGCCATCGCCCGGATCGAGGCGCCGGACCGCGATCCCCATGAGGTGGTCCACGAGGTCCGCAAGGACTGCAAGAAGCTGCGCGGGCTGCTGCGCCTGATTCGTCCGCAGGTGCCGAAGCTGTACAAGGCCGAAAACAAGTATTTCCGCGATGCCGCGGCGGCGTTGTCCGGGATCCGCGACGCAGAGGCGGCCAGCGAGTCCTATGATGCGCTGCTGAACGCTTTCGAGGGCGAGGTGGATCGACAGGGCCTGGCACCGGTGCGGCGAGCGCTCACGATGCACAAGCAGCACCTCGCCGAGCACCAGGGCGATCTCGACGCCCGGCTGGAGGCCTTCGGCGAGCAGATGCGCGCGGCGCGCAAGCGCGTAGCGGATTGGCGTCTCCCGGCGGACGACGCGAAGCACGGCAAGGGCGGCTTTGGTCTCCTGCAGGGTGGATTGACGAAGACTTACGCGCGTGGCCGCAAGGCCATGGACGTCGCCTGCGGAGATCCCGAGGTCGAGACGTTCCACGACTGGCGCAAGCGCGCGAAGTATCTTCGCTATCACCTGCGGTTGCTGCGCCCGATCTGGCCGCAGGTCTTCAAGTGCACCCGCAAAGAGGTCAAGAGGCTGGGTGACTTGCTCGGCGACGATCACGACTTCGCGATCCTGGAGAAGGTGCTCAAGGACGGCCTGGCTAACGACCCCGACGAGGGACGGCTGGAGGTGCTGGACGCCCTGATGCGTCAGCGCAGCATCCAGCTCCGGGACGAGGCTGAATGGCTGGGGCGCCGGATCTATGCCGAAAAACCCAAGGTGTTCCGCAAGCGCATCGGTGGCTACTGGGCGACGGCCCACACCGAGCAAGAAGCCACGATGGCCTGA
- a CDS encoding ECF-type sigma factor produces the protein MGDDSAEKYERIHELLARVDRHEPDAFGDLVAVVYPELKRLAHFQLTREQPGHTLNTTAIVHEAYVRMASGAGRWDDRKHFLRAASAVMRHLLVDHARRKRADKRGSGNVLLELEESRVEGGDDSLAVLALDNALKDIAEIDPRLEQIIECRYFAGLSIDDTAEALGMSVRTVERDVQRARAYLVEAMGPDEH, from the coding sequence ATGGGCGACGACAGCGCAGAGAAATACGAGCGGATTCACGAATTGCTCGCACGGGTGGATCGGCATGAGCCGGATGCCTTCGGCGACCTTGTTGCGGTCGTCTATCCGGAGCTGAAGCGACTCGCGCATTTCCAGCTGACCCGCGAGCAACCGGGCCATACGCTCAACACGACGGCGATCGTGCACGAGGCCTATGTCCGCATGGCGTCCGGCGCAGGACGCTGGGACGATCGCAAGCACTTCCTGCGCGCCGCTTCGGCGGTGATGCGTCACCTGCTCGTGGACCACGCCCGCAGGAAACGGGCCGACAAGCGCGGCAGCGGCAATGTCCTGCTCGAACTCGAAGAGAGCCGCGTCGAAGGAGGTGACGACAGCCTGGCGGTTCTGGCGCTGGATAACGCCTTGAAGGATATTGCTGAGATCGACCCGCGGCTGGAGCAGATTATCGAGTGCCGGTACTTCGCCGGCCTGAGCATCGACGATACGGCGGAGGCGCTGGGCATGTCCGTCCGCACCGTCGAACGCGACGTGCAACGCGCCCGGGCATACTTGGTGGAAGCGATGGGCCCGGATGAGCATTGA
- a CDS encoding serine/threonine-protein kinase, with the protein MSKSFDIIADQLFSAALLQPAGERAGFVREESAGNAQLERRVMKLLSAAGSPDEKLAGAFDTARESLWRDVLREEATAGEDLSGQCVDDWRLVRRLARGGLATVYLARREDGNFDQKAAFKVLRRGLDTDDVVARFRAERQILSTLEHPSIARILDGGAMGDGRPYLVLEFVDGLPITRYCDENGVELRGRIRLLMRVLEALHHAHKHLVVHRDIKPSNILVNAEGHVSLLDFGISKLLDPESLPGGGTLTRTGVALLTPGYGSPEQQAGRPVTTASDIYQVGLVAYELITGKRPFRDLRLPGHVETPLPSRSLDDGKLRREVTGDLDAIIGMAMHDDPGRRYASALDMRDDLQRYLDHRPIVARPDTLGYRFAKLARRRPWMVPAITVAILAVAGYLATLTVYNRQLEFEKRRAQAAENFMVDLLRSPDPFTPADPELGSSITVVEALDLGVARLGSGDIDDPALQASLLDSIAGVYASLDQHREAIELGEKALAIKRELHGDNAREALAGLVMLAQQHQAIGDYDTALGYREEELALAKRLFPESHPRVGAAEAGVAALQEALGNFEESARLYALGIAKMRQAPEEHSRPLINALAALSGLLDEPDPPEAAALLEEARALANELFGADSLSMALIHVQAATAASNYRDFETATREFRAALDIYEARLGRQHGATLTALNNLGVLHTRAGEQERAEQVFRELLELSEQKYGREHRSVAVQYQNLGTVVGRQGRFAEAVPLHRQAHEIFDATLPGHFMTAYPLISLAYADLQIGEPAAAEQAARGALEILGTSDSQAYAIGVARCLAALALEAQGAETEGQQWMVDARALLAGLSVDPIYQVACRL; encoded by the coding sequence TTGAGCAAATCGTTCGACATAATTGCTGATCAGCTTTTCAGTGCAGCATTGCTGCAGCCCGCAGGGGAGCGGGCAGGGTTCGTGCGGGAGGAGTCGGCCGGGAACGCGCAACTCGAGCGCCGCGTTATGAAGTTGCTGTCCGCCGCGGGCAGCCCTGACGAAAAGCTTGCCGGCGCATTCGATACGGCGCGCGAGAGTTTGTGGCGCGACGTCCTGCGAGAGGAAGCTACGGCAGGTGAGGACCTGTCGGGCCAGTGTGTCGATGACTGGCGGCTCGTCCGGCGCCTGGCCCGGGGCGGCCTGGCCACCGTCTACCTGGCGCGCCGCGAAGATGGCAACTTCGATCAGAAGGCCGCTTTCAAGGTTTTGCGTCGCGGGCTGGACACCGATGACGTGGTGGCTCGGTTCCGGGCCGAACGCCAGATCCTGTCGACCCTCGAACATCCCTCGATCGCCCGGATCCTCGACGGTGGAGCCATGGGGGACGGACGCCCGTACCTTGTGCTGGAGTTCGTCGACGGCCTGCCGATCACCCGCTATTGCGACGAGAACGGCGTCGAGCTGCGCGGCCGCATCAGGTTGTTGATGCGGGTGCTCGAGGCTTTGCACCACGCGCACAAGCACCTGGTGGTCCACCGTGACATCAAGCCCTCGAATATCCTCGTGAACGCCGAAGGCCACGTTTCGTTACTTGATTTCGGTATCTCCAAGCTGCTCGACCCGGAGTCGTTGCCGGGTGGTGGGACGCTCACTCGCACCGGCGTTGCGCTGCTTACGCCTGGTTACGGCAGCCCGGAGCAGCAGGCCGGCCGACCGGTGACGACGGCGTCGGACATCTACCAGGTCGGCCTGGTGGCCTATGAACTGATCACCGGCAAGCGTCCGTTCCGCGATCTCCGGCTGCCTGGGCACGTTGAGACACCGCTCCCGAGCCGGTCGTTGGACGACGGCAAGCTGCGGCGTGAAGTGACGGGGGATCTCGATGCCATCATCGGCATGGCCATGCATGACGATCCCGGTCGTCGCTACGCATCCGCGCTCGACATGCGCGACGATCTGCAGCGCTATCTCGATCACCGCCCGATCGTGGCCCGCCCCGACACCCTCGGCTATCGCTTCGCCAAGCTCGCGCGCCGGCGTCCCTGGATGGTTCCTGCGATCACCGTAGCGATCCTTGCCGTTGCCGGATACCTGGCCACACTGACCGTCTACAACCGCCAGCTCGAGTTCGAGAAGCGACGCGCACAGGCTGCGGAGAACTTCATGGTGGACCTGCTGCGCAGCCCGGACCCGTTCACCCCGGCGGACCCGGAACTTGGCAGCAGTATCACGGTGGTCGAGGCGCTGGATCTCGGCGTGGCACGCCTGGGTTCGGGGGACATCGACGACCCCGCGCTGCAGGCCTCGCTGCTCGACTCGATCGCGGGCGTCTATGCGAGCCTGGACCAGCACCGCGAGGCCATTGAACTGGGTGAAAAGGCGCTGGCGATCAAGCGCGAGCTTCACGGTGACAACGCGCGCGAAGCGCTCGCGGGGCTCGTGATGCTCGCGCAGCAACACCAGGCTATTGGCGACTACGATACGGCGCTGGGTTATCGCGAGGAGGAACTGGCGCTAGCCAAGCGGCTGTTTCCGGAATCCCATCCCCGGGTGGGCGCCGCGGAGGCCGGCGTCGCAGCCCTGCAGGAAGCGCTGGGCAACTTTGAGGAAAGCGCGCGGCTTTACGCGCTGGGCATCGCCAAGATGCGACAAGCGCCTGAGGAGCATTCCCGGCCGCTGATCAACGCCCTGGCGGCACTGTCCGGCCTGCTCGATGAGCCCGATCCGCCTGAAGCCGCGGCGCTCCTGGAGGAGGCCCGAGCCCTGGCGAACGAGCTTTTTGGCGCAGACAGCCTCTCGATGGCGTTGATCCATGTACAGGCCGCCACCGCAGCATCCAACTACCGGGACTTCGAAACCGCGACGAGGGAGTTTCGCGCCGCGCTCGACATCTATGAAGCCCGGCTGGGGCGGCAGCACGGTGCAACGCTGACGGCCTTGAACAACCTCGGCGTGCTTCACACGAGGGCGGGGGAGCAGGAACGTGCCGAGCAGGTGTTCCGCGAACTGCTCGAGTTGTCCGAGCAGAAGTACGGCCGCGAGCACCGCAGCGTCGCCGTCCAGTATCAGAACCTCGGCACCGTGGTCGGCCGCCAGGGCCGCTTTGCAGAGGCTGTGCCGCTGCACCGCCAGGCCCACGAGATCTTCGACGCAACGCTGCCCGGGCATTTCATGACTGCGTATCCGCTCATCTCCCTTGCCTATGCGGACCTGCAGATAGGGGAACCTGCAGCCGCCGAACAGGCTGCGCGCGGGGCTCTGGAAATCCTGGGAACATCAGATAGCCAGGCCTATGCCATCGGCGTGGCCCGCTGCCTGGCTGCGCTGGCGCTGGAAGCACAGGGCGCCGAAACCGAAGGCCAGCAATGGATGGTCGATGCGCGGGCGTTGCTGGCGGGGTTGTCGGTGGATCCGATCTACCAGGTCGCCTGCCGGCTCTGA
- a CDS encoding peptidoglycan-binding domain-containing protein, with product MSPRLAPVAFLCCIPVAGVLGAEVPPSTNISFEVMAERGYSPTDLTSSQILEIEGVTKSERLERSGAELYEVNRNIPGLTDMMPDPGSIPGFGDGTGVAEYFEVVSMNVDDERMNFARAVPPEEIGRRKVEAGGITPEELADGLEAYSNALLAIGGAIRQEVPGLGFLGGYVHHDGGIDDAPRAMPGVVGAWQGAEMCAIWGGEDAVIEIEPGFPRDPAVRPYTREDREQVGEFASEWLDNSWLSPDPLTFLTGPACMSRYTAAVLRARDLTEEQKKDEITRAREEAARRIELASREEVDGRPTYKLEMNDLNVIQTMEDGTQIDFHNAAVWIDEEYFVRRKMRMEGIMHAEGESREFFLESLDQDYRNVPGSQLYEPYRTVMRTGGMITPEQQREMQTALAELEDYERQLASMPASQRAMIERMMGDKIDQARSLATGGAVEFVMLTTSIVINPDFSAAPSLLDDGPDLVRTIQQGLTDLGYDPGPVTGEMNQQTAVAIVRFESDQGMEVTGQATPAVAAAIRSANR from the coding sequence ATGAGCCCAAGACTCGCCCCGGTTGCGTTTCTTTGCTGCATTCCCGTGGCTGGGGTGCTCGGCGCAGAGGTGCCGCCCTCCACCAACATCTCATTCGAGGTGATGGCGGAGAGAGGGTACTCACCCACTGACTTGACGAGCTCGCAAATACTCGAGATCGAAGGCGTTACGAAGTCCGAGCGCCTCGAGCGCAGCGGCGCGGAGTTGTATGAGGTCAATCGGAATATCCCAGGACTCACCGACATGATGCCGGATCCCGGCAGCATTCCCGGCTTCGGCGACGGCACCGGCGTCGCGGAGTATTTCGAAGTCGTGTCGATGAACGTCGACGATGAAAGGATGAACTTTGCCCGGGCGGTTCCCCCCGAGGAAATCGGGCGGCGCAAGGTGGAGGCAGGGGGTATCACTCCTGAAGAATTGGCCGACGGGCTGGAAGCGTATTCGAACGCTCTGCTTGCCATCGGCGGGGCGATTCGACAAGAGGTGCCGGGCTTAGGCTTCCTAGGAGGTTATGTTCATCATGACGGGGGGATTGACGATGCCCCTAGAGCGATGCCTGGCGTTGTAGGTGCTTGGCAGGGTGCAGAAATGTGCGCCATATGGGGAGGCGAGGACGCGGTGATTGAGATTGAACCTGGATTCCCGCGCGACCCGGCGGTGCGCCCATACACGCGGGAGGACAGGGAACAGGTGGGGGAATTTGCATCAGAGTGGTTGGACAACTCTTGGTTGAGCCCTGATCCACTGACCTTTCTGACCGGTCCGGCCTGCATGTCCAGGTATACCGCTGCCGTCTTGCGGGCCAGGGACCTGACGGAGGAACAGAAAAAGGACGAGATCACGCGTGCACGCGAAGAGGCGGCGCGCCGGATCGAGTTGGCGAGTCGCGAGGAAGTCGACGGCCGGCCGACTTACAAGCTGGAAATGAATGATCTCAACGTCATCCAGACCATGGAAGACGGCACGCAGATCGACTTTCACAATGCCGCGGTCTGGATCGACGAGGAATACTTCGTCCGTCGCAAGATGCGCATGGAAGGGATCATGCATGCCGAGGGGGAGTCCCGGGAATTCTTTCTCGAAAGCCTGGACCAGGACTACCGGAATGTGCCGGGCAGCCAGCTCTATGAGCCGTACCGGACGGTGATGCGTACCGGCGGCATGATCACGCCCGAGCAGCAACGCGAAATGCAGACCGCATTGGCGGAGCTGGAAGACTACGAACGGCAGCTGGCCAGCATGCCGGCCTCCCAGCGGGCCATGATTGAACGCATGATGGGCGACAAGATCGACCAGGCCCGCAGCCTCGCTACCGGCGGCGCGGTGGAGTTCGTGATGCTCACCACCAGCATCGTGATCAACCCCGATTTCAGCGCCGCACCGTCGCTGCTGGATGATGGGCCGGATCTCGTGCGCACCATCCAGCAGGGTCTGACCGACCTTGGTTACGACCCGGGACCGGTCACCGGCGAGATGAACCAGCAGACGGCCGTCGCCATCGTGCGATTCGAATCCGACCAGGGCATGGAAGTGACCGGCCAGGCGACCCCTGCGGTCGCTGCGGCGATCCGCTCTGCCAACCGATGA
- a CDS encoding peptidoglycan-binding domain-containing protein — translation MTHYRLNLILSTLLLFGTLLPAPVAADELTKQIQRDLVVLGYDPGSISGESTIETATAIAKFQAEHGLEITGTASPDVAGRLATEVQAMRAGTRTPSPASAPAPAKSVPADPVARQAARQACLQEKIAARQEAQKKKRGLGRLMSAVSRTASRMGNQDVSRTMGDVYSASQTADDLSAAARDLGVTDDEIAACQEL, via the coding sequence ATGACCCATTACCGGCTGAATCTCATTCTTTCAACGTTGCTTCTGTTCGGCACTCTCCTGCCGGCGCCTGTGGCAGCCGACGAGCTTACGAAACAGATCCAGCGGGACCTCGTTGTGCTGGGCTACGACCCGGGCAGCATCAGCGGGGAGAGCACGATCGAGACTGCAACCGCGATCGCCAAGTTCCAGGCGGAACATGGTCTCGAGATTACCGGCACGGCATCACCCGACGTCGCCGGGCGACTGGCGACCGAGGTCCAGGCGATGCGCGCCGGGACACGCACACCGTCACCAGCCTCGGCGCCGGCGCCGGCGAAATCGGTGCCCGCCGATCCCGTTGCTCGCCAGGCCGCGCGTCAGGCTTGCCTGCAGGAGAAAATCGCGGCAAGGCAGGAAGCCCAAAAGAAAAAGCGGGGACTCGGCCGATTAATGAGCGCGGTGTCGCGCACAGCTTCGAGGATGGGCAACCAGGACGTCTCCCGGACGATGGGCGATGTCTATTCAGCCAGCCAGACCGCCGATGATCTGTCCGCGGCGGCGCGGGACCTCGGTGTCACCGACGATGAGATTGCGGCGTGCCAGGAGCTCTGA